Within the Cyprinus carpio isolate SPL01 chromosome B18, ASM1834038v1, whole genome shotgun sequence genome, the region gagagtgtgtgtgtgtgtgtgtgtgtgtgtgtatacactcacttaacctgaagcattatttttttttaggtatgtATTAGTAGATGGTGTTTGTGTATTTCTATTAGCTCATCGAGGTCTTTTTGTGAATCACACACAAACCTGGGAAAACAATTTTAGAACAAACATTTGTGTTTCTGCCCGATATTGATGTCCAGACAGATGTCATTCCATGTGCTGATCCATGGGACTGTAAATCTTCATTACAACtcattttagccttttttttctttttggaattctTTGCTTCAAAACAGTGCGTAGTCTCATACAAAAAGCTCTCTGAGCCACAAATTACTTAAAGGCTGATTTCCCAGATATCAACGATACAACTGGGAATTTGCAAGAACACTTACCAGAGGTTTTGGCCTTGTTTGGGCACGGTGGTCTCAATACAGGACTCAGGGACTGGTGCCCCCTGCTGGCCATTTTCATTAGAAGTGCTGACTATGCTGCCCTCatcctctttctctccatctgaGAGGTGCAGAATTCTTGCTATTTTTATTAGAAGCGCTGACTATGCTGCCTTCatcctctttctctccatctgaACATTCAAGAACCAAAaaacatttgctataaataacattttccctgtatattatatattcatgttttttcatAATACACAAAGGATTTTCCACTGGTTAACCAAACAGAAGAACCATCATCTACTAGAACCTCGTAccaagaaccaaaaaaaaaaaaaaacaactattacaaaacaaaagtttcaaaaaaaatcagtgttttagAAAATGCATAGGAAGACTAACCTTCGGTCTCCTCCTCTTTGTCTTCCTCTGTCGACGCCGGCTCCTCTTCAGGAGGAAGAGTGAATGTGTAGTCTATACTCTCATGAACCCATCCCTTTTCAATATACAGGCCAGGAACCACATCAGAGAACAGCCAGTACCGGTTGTGATTGCGGTCGGTACCCAGTGGGGTTCTCCTCAGCACCAGCTTCGCTTTAGTGACGGCATCCTGGAAGGCTTTCTCTGCTGCGGCTTTCTGCCTCCTGATTCGCTCCTCCTCTGCTTCCTTCTCCATACGCTCTGCAGTgggtttatacttttttaaagtttagttttttatatttgatctgctgcataatgaatttaatgttttgcattttgattttgatgttatccgttttttttttacttggtgcattttaaatattttgaatctaCTTGTTGTTGTGAAAATCTTGCTGTTGTGTTATGgtttgcttaatatttattaattgtttagtttgtttttttttatttttggattaatgtatttattttgcttacCTTTTGGAATTAAGTATACGttaaaattcaaacatttgaggttggtaagattttttttttttttttatgtattatatattagaaaaagaaaatgtagttGTATTAATTATGATATAGTaataagtataatattatattttaaaatagtttatttattcctgtaatggcaaacctacattttcaacagtcattactccagtcttcagtgtcacatgatcatgaatcattctaatattctgatttggtgctcaaattttttttcttatcttattattatcagttttgctgttaaatatttttcaggtgttttttggtgatctatttttttttcttatcttttgattctttttcaggattctttgaagggTAGAAAGTTCAacataaatttgattaaatttggTTAAATTtggttaattttgtttaaattgatttactttttcctgaataaatgtatttttcaggaTTCCGCAGCATGGAGCTTTCACAACCTGCTTTactgcaacccattttacttcaaAATGGGGGACGGATTTCACATTTAACATGCCACTTTCTACGGGGGCAGCCATTTCTACACTCGAATACTGATTAAATGTTGCTTGGAGACTCTGTCTTCATTGTCTCCTTACCCTACTTTCCTCTATTGCTGCTGGTTTTATTTCTGACACATCTCAAAGTTATCATTTTTCTCCATTACTCTTTGCAGGTTTCTGGAATACCACATCATTCTCACtttcaacaagttttttttttcaacctatTTTCTGGCattctgatttttcttttacaCATCTCTCACCTTTGTTTTGCCGTTCCTgctcttccttttctttcttgGCCTGAATGAACATCAGACGTCTGCTTTTCACCGTGCTGATCATGTCTTCCGGCTCTGGTTCCACTTTGGCGGGGACCTTAGGTGTCTCTTTTTTCACATTTGAATCTTTCCCTCTATCTGCCCTCATTAGAACATCTCCGCTAGCATCGGTTTTTGCCTCCATCTGCTCTTTGCGTTTCTGCTTCTCTGCCTTCTTACGTTCGTTGACTTCTTTAAGCGCGGCAAGCCGCTCCCTCCACAGCTCGGCTGATCGCTGCTGCACAGCATCCACGTGATCCTCTACTGAATAGGTCATGAGGATACGATGACACAGTGCTACCAGCAGGCTGACCTTCTCCTGAGAGGTGAGTTCAAACACCTCCGACGTCTCAAGCTTTTCCAAGAACTCACTGCTCACCATGTCATCGTAGCCAGCACCAGGCTGCCAGTCATCTGAGCCGCGGGCGCTCTCTTCCTCATGGGCATCCGTTGGCCGCAAACACAAGCGCACCAGCTCGGATACAGAGTGCATGGTCAGAGGAATCTCGGATAACGGCATGTCCAGTTCACTGTAACCTTCTGCCAGCTCATCTTGCAGAAGTGTTTGCAGCAGCACCACCAGCACACGGTTCAAGTACAGGAAACCCGCCTTCTCTCCAGCTAAAGCCTCCATCAGAGCGACGGAGGTGATAGGATACTGGTCATCAGGCATCAGGAGGCCAGCGTAGCAGTGAAGGAATTCAGCTACCATGGCTATGTCACCAAAGAGGGTGTTGGGAAGCCCCTCTGGCATGTCGAACAAACGGAACGTCGGCAAGCTCTTGCCTTCGAGCTCCTGGTCTTCGTAACGGCGTGACATCTCCCGTCTCATctgcatctctttctctctccgctCTTTGGCTTTCTCACGCAGTTTCTGCTTGACTTCCTGGCGCTTCTGCCGCAGAACATCCTGTTTCTCCTCCTCAGTCATAAGGGCCCATCTGCGTTTCTGCTCAAGTAGTTCCCAGCGTTTTTGAACTAGCTCTTTCAGCTCCTCAGGAAGCCTGCCACGATCCTCTGCGGACAGCGTTTTTGCCGCCTTAGACACCAGTGAGGACAGAGTGGTCTTCTTGTCTTCTTTGCCTTTATTCTCCTTGTAAAACCGAAGGAGATGTAAGGCCATGGGCGGCAAAGGTTTGCCCAGCTTAGCCGAGCCAGTACTTGAACTTCTGCTTCGCTTTTTTGGGCTAGCTGCAGTAGGTGGGCTTTTGGCAAGATCCAGAAGGGTCATCTGCTTCATTTTGGGTTTCTTGGCGCTTCCAGCGCTTTTGTCTTCCTTTTTGGAGTGCTTCTGGCCATTGGGAGTCTTGGTGACCCCACTCTTGCGACTCTTTTTGGGGTCAGTGGATTTTTTGTCTCCCTGCTTTTTACTTGATTTTGGGGTGCTGAGGATTTTGAGGTTTTCTCCATCACATTTCTTAGATGTACctgagtttttcatttttaagggaGATCCATTAACTTTCTTcacctgaacaaaaaaaaatacagaaaaataaataaatccaacaaATATTTAAGGAATAAAACATGTTATATAAAAATCCATTAAAGACCATaagattaattttatattacaagTCACCTCACAGACAACCATATGACAATTTcaatttccaaataatatttatactgcAAAGgttagtttattagtttttttattatttattttgtagactAATAGAATCTAGTGATTTATGTGAAAAGTGCTTTTATGCTTTGGTTAGTATTATAAATACCTGCATATGACCCCAGAGGGTTGGGCTGAGAGGTATGTTCTGggaatcttttttatttttcttcttttccccTTTTACTTTGACTCCCTCACTGTCTTTTCCTGTCTCCGCAGTCTTCAGCTTCTTATTGGGTTTACCTTCCGGTGAGCTCATGCTTTTCCTCTTAGCTGATGGATTTTCTGCCAAAAACTAAACAGAGGAAaatctaatataataaaacaattttctacaaaaaaaacaaaaaaaaaaaaaacacttattttctgaACCATCACATTTATGTACCCCACCTTGTGAGGGTCCAGTAAAAAGTCGCTGAATTTGCTTGGCAGGTTGTACTTTTTCACCAACTCATCCTCCACCACCCAGGGGGCGCTCTCTCCCGAGCCCAACCTCAGAGCGTAGTGTCTGATGAAGTAGCGCATTATTTCTTTGTTGGGAGGCCGCTCAGTTCTGAACAGGCTGTCTGCAGGGACGTCACTGATAACTTTGTCCTCATTGAGAAGTTTGACATCATATTTGTGGGGCAGAAATTTGGGCATGACccatttcttcttctcttctttcatACTGGTTGGGAGTTTCCTGGGTGAGCGGCGGGCCCTATCAGCTAcagaaccaaaaaaaacacaaaacacagtagagcaaaaaatatttattatattttaactgaCAAAGAAACTCATTTTATACTTCAgtatagaagaataaaaaaatcaaattaggctactaatcatttgaatatgaaccaaaaattatattattataatacatcgTGAAGAGGATGACCATGAAGAGCAGCTAAGACTCACAGAGACTCTCTCTCCTGCTGTCCTCCTCTTTGGACTGTGGCTCCTTCTTCAGGTTCTCCTGACTAGCGTTCTCTTTATCACTGGATGGAGAATCACAAGCTCCTTCCATCTTTTTCTCCACATTTTCTTCTGGAGGATTCTCCAGCGGATGAATCTTTACCACTTTCACATGCAATGTCTTATCCTTGCCAACTTacaaaaagagagacagaattaCCATTCCATATCCATAAAGAGCAAACAGAAGAATTGGAAGATGGGAACTGACCGTCTTTTCCATTAGTTAAGTTTACACAGATAATACTTTTACCATTGTAGGTTTGATCTAAGAAAATACTTTGAACTGAGCATAAGTAGACAGAAGAGGGAAAATGACAGTGTTATAGAATAAGTTTTGAAATTCCTTGACATTTGCAGGTTTTCCAGGACAATGTTTCCCCACTATTTTGGAATTTAAACAAATTCCAATTGACAAAATTCCCACCCTGCATTTTGTTTATTAGTCCAAATATTAAATCCAAGTTCATACCAAGAAGTCGCACTCTTCTTCCACAGCATACTTGGTGAGAATCTCCAACCAGGCCAGATCCACTAGCTTATCGAGAGATACTGTGTTATGGTGCACAATCTCCAGAACCGGCTTCTCAAACCACACTGGGTACTCCTCCTGTAGCCTGCCAAAAACAGACCAAACAATGGCTACATGAGTTTCAAACAAACTTACGCAACTTTGATTTTTGAACTATGATAATACACCAACACAACTGAAAAAAATTGTCCTGTCTGTACTGATATAATAAAGCAGGTATTGTATGGGACAGCCAATGATTTTCAACAAGTTATTGCTAACCAGTGCAGGGCTTGACAATAAGGACTGCCTGATGACCAGCATGAAACATGATCAAGAAAATAATTATCACTGGCCCAATTTCTTCCCTGAAACCTACtgttagacctacctgaaaaCTAAAAGCactgtttactgtatatttgctCCATTGTATACATCAGTGCTATTGCTTCTaacttgttttgattttattatgattgtttacttgtctttaataatgtttgtactttatattagttaggctagtagtttttgcttgaaatttcactggtatctaaaatattaatgttatgacAGTCTAACTAACCATATTAGAAAACAAGGTTACTATTTATGTCATGAATGTTTGTTCCAATTTCCCAccaggaaagaaagagaaaaaaaaaacttaaatgtaaatatctgttaaaaGTGAATAGTGAGTACGTGAAAGAGAATAATGGTATGATTACTGCAAAGCTAAAAGATATGGACTAAAAAACTGGTCACAAaaacccaaactttttttttaaatcattagcATTTGATAATGTCTCGTCTACATGTATTTGGGGAGGATTCATCACAAGTCAAGCCcctatgaaaacaaaattacttaatatacttcatgaccagcagagggagatgAGAAACACAGGAGTGGAGAATGAACTGTATAAATAgcttcaaacacacactgacacttaCAGCAGCATAACCCTCTATATGGTCTGTACAGCAAACTGTTCTCTGAGTGTACGAGTGTCTGGTTACATAAGCAGCTTATGAGActaaactgttttctatctgtCACTCACACATAGAAAGCTGTTTGCACATCAGTTGAGCAGGTCACATTTTCACTTGAAGTTATCGATtcatcaagtgaaaaaaaaaaaaaggatttcccTACCCTGACTGCTGATGACTCAGTTAGACTGGAAGGGGTTGAAGGCAAAAGAGCACCAATGAGACGCAGAGGTTTGGTCATATGACATTCAACACAACAGCCTGACAATAGTTTAGTTTACAAGCTTTCTGCTATATACAGCAGAAAAGCAGGAAATTAAAGGGTTCCCACACCCAGTGAATTTCTGTGCTCTAAATAGTTACTAGTGGTTATTACTCTTTAGTTTAATTGCAAGAATTTTAAGccagtaaaatattttagagctgggcacagctatttaaaaaatatatatatatatataaataaataaataaatactggatGAAAAAATAGGATGAAATACTGAAAATTCCTGATATAAGTTGTGAAGACAGGTGTAACAAATGATTCTCTGATTCAAATGTCAGTAGCAAAAACAGTTTTGCACCTGTGGCACAGAATCAATTCTTCTATGATTGAAGATTTGTGACTTTTCCAATTTTAAAATTCTATGTTCAGTATGCATACCGCTGCTCTTCTAGTCACTACTGAACTCTTCCCTCTCTTGATTAAAGCTCCAGGCGAGGGACTGCCAGATATCACAAAAAGAGCTTAAAATGCAGTACAATAAGCAGATACCAGGGaacaaatttaaacaatataactattactattagtattctacaaaactaaaaagtaaatgtaattcattatgagcagaatatttcaatataaagtattaagatattataaactgattgaagaaaaacattaatataagatgtaaaaaattcagaaaaaccTTATTTAAAGTTT harbors:
- the baz1b gene encoding LOW QUALITY PROTEIN: tyrosine-protein kinase BAZ1B (The sequence of the model RefSeq protein was modified relative to this genomic sequence to represent the inferred CDS: substituted 1 base at 1 genomic stop codon), which translates into the protein MAPLLGRKPYPLVKPLSEPPGPGEEVFIIDHTKEAFRNKEEYEARLRRYAERIWTCKSTGSSQLTHKEAWEEEQEVTELLQEEYPVWFEKPVLEIVHHNTVSLDKLVDLAWLEILTKYAVEEECDFLVGKDKTLHVKVVKIHPLENPPEENVEKKMEGACDSPSSDKENASQENLKKEPQSKEEDSRRESLSDRARRSPRKLPTSMKEEKKKWVMPKFLPHKYDVKLLNEDKVISDVPADSLFRTERPPNKEIMRYFIRHYALRLGSGESAPWVVEDELVKKYNLPSKFSDFLLDPHKFLAENPSAKRKSMSSPEGKPNKKLKTAETGKDSEGVKVKGEKKKNKKDSQNIPLSPTLWGHMQVKKVNGSPLKMKNSGTSKKCDGENLKILSTPKSSKKQGDKKSTDPKKSRKSGVTKTPNGQKHSKKEDKSAGSAKKPKMKQMTLLDLAKSPPTAASPKKRSRSSSTGSAKLGKPLPPMALHLLRFYKENKGKEDKKTTLSSLVSKAAKTLSAEDRGRLPEELKELVQKRWELLEQKRRWALMTEEEKQDVLRQKRQEVKQKLREKAKERREKEMQMRREMSRRYEDQELEGKSLPTFRLFDMPEGLPNTLFGDIAMVAEFLHCYAGLLMPDDQYPITSVALMEALAGEKAGFLYLNRVLVVLLQTLLQDELAEGYSELDMPLSEIPLTMHSVSELVRLCLRPTDAHEEESARGSDDWQPGAGYDDMVSSEFLEKLETSEVFELTSQEKVSLLVALCHRILMTYSVEDHVDAVQQRSAELWRERLAALKEVNERKKAEKQKRKEQMEAKTDASGDVLMRADRGKDSNVKKETPKVPAKVEPEPEDMISTVKSRRLMFIQAKKEKEEQERQNKERMEKEAEEERIRRQKAAAEKAFQDAVTKAKLVLRRTPLGTDRNHNRYWLFSDVVPGLYIEKGWVHESIDYTFTLPPEEEPASTEEDKEEETEDGEKEDEGSIVSTSNENGQQGAPVPESCIETTVPKQGQNLWFVCDSQKDLDELIEIHKHHLLIHTXKKIMLQVKYQEILHSIHLTKKGNPGLKTCDGYQELLKFSRSDIIEVASRLQKGGLGNMEDTSDFEERVHDLEKLQDFGECVITLQESVIKKFLQGFMAPKKKKKKKTGGEESTTAEEVDDQKRLAEEARVATAVEKWKAAVREAQTFSRMHVLLGMLDACIKWDMSAENARCKVCRRKGEDDKLILCDECNKAFHLFCLRPALYRIPAGEWLCPACQPTTARRSSRGRNYNEDTEEEEDSEEEDEEDSEEEESEEEYRHAGHSLRPRKKVKSSLKPKVQSKPPQKKHSPPSAKPSLRPASKPDPKPALRSASRPDPKPALRSTSRPNLRPAPRPVSNPDPKPEPKPDPKPSPKLEPKPAPKQLAKFRPAPSNPADIDELVRKSSKSLSKKQAIEVEKCEEILQKLIKYRHSWPFREPVSAEEAEDYQDIIRCPMDFTTMQDKFKSSQYQSASDFLEDVKLIFLNAEEYNQPDSDVMTCVARTEQAFIELLQKSLPGIGYLRRRACKRLAAYSEEDDDEEEEERGKKIQNGKQGRASSRQKEDDEEEGRRKTRQSGAQRNQDDSESEEEDEEEEESVRRKSKRTNRKDYREQDSDSERDSRRTGLRRTARGVTDDKEASSDEDSGIQRHSKRLKRS